From Zingiber officinale cultivar Zhangliang chromosome 5B, Zo_v1.1, whole genome shotgun sequence, the proteins below share one genomic window:
- the LOC121987798 gene encoding uncharacterized protein LOC121987798 encodes MPTSLRLFPLLLLLLAARSHGEDVSSGDATDVCASRSDGESPSCPVNCFRADPVCGADGVTYWCGCPEAACAGVRVTKRGACAVGNGGTGLVSGQAFLLLHIVWLIVLGFTLLFGFL; translated from the coding sequence ATGCCGACATCTCTCCGGCTCtttcccctcctcctcctcctcctcgccgcTCGATCCCATGGCGAGGACGTCTCATCCGGCGATGCAACCGACGTCTGTGCCTCCAGATCCGACGGGGAATCACCATCCTGCCCCGTCAACTGCTTCAGGGCGGACCCCGTCTGCGGCGCCGACGGCGTCACGTACTGGTGCGGCTGCCCGGAGGCGGCGTGCGCCGGCGTCCGTGTCACCAAGAGGGGAGCCTGCGCCGTCGGGAACGGCGGCACCGGCCTCGTCTCCGGCCAGGCGTTCCTTCTCCTCCATATCGTCTGGTTGATCGTCCTGGGCTTCACCCTCCTCTTTGGCTTCCTCTGA
- the LOC121987797 gene encoding 60S ribosomal protein L9-like, whose protein sequence is MKTILSSHTMDIPEGITVKVNAKIVEVEGPRGKLTRDFKHLNLDFALLEGGKKLKVEAWFGSRKTIAAIRTAISHVGNLITGVTKGYRYKMRLVYAHFPINASIPNDSTSIEIRNFLGEKKVRKVDMLEGVKIFRSEKVKDELVLDGNDVELVSRSAALINQKCHVKNKDIRKFLDGIYVSEKGTIAEEA, encoded by the exons ATGAAGACGATTCTCTCCTCGCATACCATGGATATCCCCGAGGGGATCACCGTGAAGGTGAACGCCAAGATCGTGGAGGTGGAAGGCCCCCGCGGCAAGCTCACCCGCGACTTCAAGCATCTCAACCTCGACTTCGCCCTCCTCGAGGGTGGGAAGAAGCTGAAAGTGGAGGCCTGGTTTGGTTCGCGCAAGACCATCGCCGCCATTCGCACCGCCATCAGCCACGTCGGGAACCTCATTACCGGTGTAACCAAGGGCTACCGGTACAAAATGCGGCTCGTCTACGCCCATTTTCCCATAAACGCTTCCATCCCCAACGACAGCACCTCCATCGAGATCCGGAACTTCCTCGGGGAGAAAAAG GTCCGGAAGGTCGATATGCTTGAAGGTGTTAAAATTTTTAGGTCAGAAAAGGTTAAGGATGAACTTGTCCTTGATGGAAATGATGTTGAACTGGTCTCTCGCTCTGCTGCCTTGATAAACCAG AAATGCCATGTGAAGAACAAGGATATAAGGAAGTTCTTGGACGGTATTTACGTCAGCGAGAAGGGAACAATTGCCGAAGAAGCGTAG